One window of the Deinococcus aerius genome contains the following:
- the cax gene encoding calcium/proton exchanger produces MVMNLLLIFIPISLLLEYVFRAPPLWVFATATVAIIPLADWLRKATEQVAARAGQTIGGLLNVTFGNLAELIIAIFVLLGGNITVVKAQITGSIIGNALLGLGLAILIGSFGRARQKFSGENAGQLNSMLFLVVIALLIPALFDYTERLPAFTAGGEILRQNLEEYLSLGVAIVLIVVYALNLVYTLVTHRDVFALDEGEEHHGPLWPVWQAGAVLVGGTALIALESEMLSGALEATSSTLGLSPFFLGIIVLAVVGNFAEYIAGSYFARQGKIGLAINIAVGATIQVALFTAPLLVLISYFIGKPMNLVFSSPLELVAIVAVALTVSTVTRDGEATWFEGVLLLAVYLLLALAFFFVTPQGTEGRPGALQGPAVLHPLAASPPAGTLPSPFPA; encoded by the coding sequence ATGGTCATGAATCTGTTGCTGATCTTCATTCCGATCAGCCTGCTGCTGGAGTACGTGTTCCGGGCGCCGCCGCTGTGGGTCTTCGCCACCGCGACGGTCGCCATCATCCCGCTCGCCGACTGGCTGCGGAAGGCCACCGAGCAGGTCGCGGCGCGGGCCGGGCAGACCATCGGCGGGCTGCTCAACGTCACCTTCGGCAACCTGGCGGAACTCATCATCGCCATCTTCGTGCTGCTGGGGGGCAATATCACCGTCGTCAAGGCGCAGATCACCGGCAGCATCATCGGCAATGCGCTGCTGGGGCTGGGGCTCGCCATATTGATCGGCAGCTTCGGACGTGCCCGCCAGAAGTTCAGCGGCGAGAATGCCGGTCAGCTCAACTCCATGCTCTTCCTGGTCGTGATCGCCCTCCTGATCCCGGCGCTGTTCGACTACACCGAGCGCCTTCCCGCCTTCACGGCAGGGGGCGAGATCCTGCGGCAGAACCTGGAGGAGTACCTCAGCCTGGGCGTCGCCATCGTGCTGATCGTCGTGTACGCGTTGAACCTCGTCTATACGCTCGTCACGCACCGGGATGTGTTCGCGCTGGACGAGGGGGAAGAGCACCACGGCCCGCTGTGGCCCGTCTGGCAGGCGGGCGCCGTGCTGGTCGGCGGCACCGCGCTGATCGCCCTGGAATCCGAGATGCTCTCCGGCGCCCTGGAGGCCACGAGCAGCACGCTGGGCCTCAGCCCCTTCTTCCTGGGCATCATCGTGCTGGCGGTGGTGGGCAACTTCGCCGAGTACATCGCCGGAAGCTACTTCGCGCGGCAGGGCAAGATCGGGCTGGCGATCAACATCGCGGTCGGCGCGACCATTCAGGTGGCCCTCTTCACCGCGCCGCTGCTCGTGCTGATCTCGTACTTCATCGGAAAGCCCATGAATCTGGTCTTTTCCAGCCCGCTGGAACTCGTCGCCATCGTGGCCGTCGCCCTGACGGTGTCCACCGTGACGAGGGACGGCGAGGCGACGTGGTTCGAGGGCGTGCTGCTGCTCGCCGTGTACCTGCTGCTGGCGCTGGCCTTCTTCTTCGTGACGCCGCAGGGGACGGAGGGGCGGCCAGGGGCGCTCCAGGGTCCGGCTGTTCTTCACCCGCTGGCGGCCAGTCCTCCAGCCGGGACACTTCCCTCCCCCTTCCCGGCATAG
- a CDS encoding TldD/PmbA family protein, with the protein MTATTEQLSLDQARAYLLGRARERGVTLEVYGERGTSTGVKAFQGEVSEFKLSARQGVALRALVKGAWGYSFTENLSRPALDRALDSAVENAELVAPEPGAGLQNWPPPPALDLYGEGLSGVTVEQKVGVALELDRAAREADPRVTSLPYGGYSDSDAQRLVGNTEGLEREARELHAMQYAYPLVSEDGQNKMKGDWQFTREFTELDPTRTALSAVEKALALLGAKPAPSGTFPAVVSGECLGELLALFSGMFSGKMVEEGKSPLAGRLGETIASPLVTLIDDPTLPRGLNSRAFDAEGCPSAPLTLIENGKLAAFMHNAQTAARAGTTSTGHAARYGIQGTVGVAPSNLILQPGGTEGTAVASGLTGVRVTGVSGGHAGANPVTGDFSLQAEGFWVEDGEVRHPLEVFTVAGNILDLLAGIEAVGNELHETQYAVAAPDVRVGALAVGGA; encoded by the coding sequence ATGACCGCAACGACCGAACAACTCAGTCTCGACCAGGCCCGCGCCTACCTGCTGGGCCGTGCCCGGGAGCGCGGGGTGACGCTGGAGGTGTACGGCGAGCGGGGCACGTCCACGGGCGTGAAGGCTTTTCAGGGCGAGGTCAGCGAGTTCAAGCTCTCCGCGCGGCAGGGCGTGGCGCTGCGGGCACTGGTGAAGGGCGCGTGGGGGTACAGCTTCACGGAGAACCTGTCGCGGCCTGCCCTGGACCGGGCGCTGGACAGCGCGGTCGAGAACGCCGAACTCGTCGCGCCGGAGCCCGGGGCGGGCCTGCAAAACTGGCCCCCACCCCCCGCGCTGGACCTGTACGGCGAGGGCCTGAGCGGCGTGACGGTCGAGCAGAAGGTGGGCGTGGCCCTCGAACTCGACCGCGCGGCGCGGGAGGCCGACCCGCGCGTGACCAGCCTGCCCTACGGCGGCTACTCCGACAGCGACGCCCAGCGCCTCGTCGGCAACACCGAGGGCCTGGAGCGCGAGGCGCGCGAACTGCACGCCATGCAGTATGCCTACCCCCTCGTGAGCGAGGACGGGCAGAACAAGATGAAGGGGGACTGGCAGTTCACCCGCGAGTTCACCGAACTCGACCCCACCCGCACGGCCCTCTCGGCGGTGGAAAAGGCCCTCGCCCTGCTCGGTGCCAAACCCGCCCCCAGCGGCACCTTCCCTGCCGTGGTCAGCGGGGAGTGCCTGGGCGAACTGCTCGCCCTCTTCTCCGGCATGTTCAGCGGCAAGATGGTCGAGGAGGGCAAGAGCCCGCTGGCCGGGCGTCTGGGCGAGACGATCGCCAGCCCGCTCGTCACCCTGATCGACGACCCCACCCTGCCGCGCGGCCTGAACTCGCGCGCCTTCGACGCCGAGGGCTGCCCGAGCGCGCCCCTGACGCTGATCGAGAACGGGAAGCTCGCCGCCTTCATGCACAACGCGCAGACCGCCGCCCGGGCAGGCACGACGAGCACCGGTCACGCCGCCCGCTACGGTATTCAGGGCACGGTGGGCGTGGCCCCCAGCAATCTGATCCTGCAACCGGGCGGGACGGAGGGAACTGCCGTCGCTTCCGGCCTCACCGGCGTGCGCGTCACGGGCGTCTCCGGCGGGCACGCGGGCGCCAACCCCGTTACCGGCGACTTCTCCCTCCAGGCCGAGGGCTTCTGGGTGGAAGACGGCGAGGTCCGGCACCCGCTGGAGGTCTTTACCGTGGCGGGGAACATCCTCGACCTGCTGGCGGGCATCGAGGCCGTCGGCAACGAGCTGCACGAGACCCAGTACGCCGTGGCCGCGCCCGACGTGCGGGTGGGGGCACTGGCGGTGGGCGGGGCGTAG
- a CDS encoding TldD/PmbA family protein yields the protein MLNESLAREVLTLARSGGADFAELFVEDTVSTTLRLHQGEVKDAGGGNLFGAGLRLLYGSRVVYAYTNDVTETGLRDLADQVARARGGAGETNRAGAGGLDFRRLDAGPLYVAREHPLHAAKRDKLALMRRAHGGAAGVGDVKTVDVNYLDRVQRVLIANSEGVWAEDERVWTRLSVSAIAQDGTLRETGRYGPGAGQGLEFFDTVTPESIGAEAARIANAMLRAGYAPAGKLPVVIGNEFGGVIFHEACGHILETTAVEKNASVFADKLGQKIAHESVSAIDDGTIPGSWGMVTVDDEGMPGERTVLIENGVLKSFMVDRVGELKTGHKRTGSGRRQNYTYAPASRMRSTFIDKGSETPESLIRQVPLGIYARRMGGGSVTPGTGDYNFAVDEAYMIRNGEIAEPLRGASLVGNGAQDLRNIVGVAGDLALGQGMCGSVSGSLPTDVGQPHILISEITVGGRA from the coding sequence ATGCTGAATGAAAGCCTCGCCCGCGAAGTCCTCACCCTCGCCCGCTCGGGCGGCGCGGACTTCGCGGAACTCTTTGTGGAAGACACGGTCTCGACCACCCTGCGCCTGCACCAGGGCGAGGTGAAGGACGCGGGCGGCGGGAACCTGTTCGGGGCGGGGCTGCGGCTGCTGTACGGCTCCCGCGTCGTCTACGCCTACACGAACGACGTGACCGAAACCGGGCTGCGCGACCTGGCCGACCAGGTCGCCCGGGCGCGCGGCGGGGCGGGTGAGACGAACCGGGCGGGTGCGGGCGGCCTGGACTTCCGCCGCCTGGACGCGGGGCCTCTCTACGTGGCCCGCGAGCATCCCCTGCACGCCGCCAAGCGCGACAAGCTCGCCCTGATGCGCCGGGCACACGGGGGCGCGGCGGGGGTCGGGGACGTGAAGACGGTGGACGTGAACTACCTCGACCGGGTGCAGCGGGTGCTGATCGCCAACTCCGAGGGCGTGTGGGCCGAGGACGAGCGGGTGTGGACGCGCCTCTCCGTCAGCGCTATCGCGCAGGACGGCACCCTGCGCGAGACGGGGCGCTATGGCCCCGGCGCCGGGCAGGGCCTGGAATTCTTCGACACGGTGACGCCCGAGAGCATCGGCGCGGAGGCGGCCCGGATAGCGAACGCGATGCTGCGCGCGGGATACGCCCCCGCCGGGAAACTGCCCGTCGTGATCGGCAACGAGTTCGGCGGCGTGATCTTCCACGAGGCCTGCGGGCACATCCTGGAGACGACCGCCGTGGAGAAGAACGCCAGCGTGTTCGCCGACAAGCTGGGGCAGAAGATCGCCCACGAATCGGTGAGCGCCATCGACGACGGCACCATCCCCGGCTCGTGGGGTATGGTCACCGTGGACGACGAGGGGATGCCGGGCGAGCGCACGGTCCTGATCGAGAACGGCGTGCTGAAGTCCTTCATGGTGGACCGGGTGGGCGAGCTGAAGACCGGGCACAAACGCACGGGCAGCGGGCGGCGGCAGAACTACACCTACGCGCCCGCGAGCCGGATGCGCTCGACCTTCATCGACAAGGGGAGCGAGACACCCGAGAGCCTGATCCGCCAGGTCCCCCTCGGCATCTACGCCCGGCGGATGGGCGGCGGCAGCGTGACGCCCGGCACCGGGGACTACAACTTCGCGGTGGACGAGGCGTACATGATTCGAAATGGCGAGATTGCTGAGCCGCTGCGGGGCGCCTCACTCGTGGGCAACGGGGCGCAGGACCTGAGGAACATCGTGGGCGTGGCGGGTGACCTGGCGCTGGGGCAGGGGATGTGCGGCAGCGTGTCCGGCTCCCTGCCGACCGACGTGGGCCAGCCACACATCCTGATCTCCGAAATCACCGTGGGAGGGCGCGCATGA
- a CDS encoding winged helix-turn-helix domain-containing protein codes for MSPAPTTYIVRNEAQLAALTDVRYGGHLLVQFRGGATASEAARKLGEPAPRVSYHVRRLAALGLLVPSQEGGRGRRWKPVADRFVLAPELRGLLRRDVVQPFLAALTDAFLAAAELDLSEHLPEGLLFDLRPGAMRTSTQPSSPPHSPRALVRMVRLTPAAFERACEQAWEVFSAVAEADPDAPGARYFTLSLLGFPGTMLPLASTERPTHAE; via the coding sequence GTGTCCCCCGCACCCACGACGTACATCGTTCGGAACGAGGCCCAGCTCGCGGCCCTGACCGACGTGCGCTACGGGGGACACCTGCTCGTGCAGTTCCGCGGCGGGGCCACGGCGAGCGAGGCGGCGCGCAAGCTGGGGGAACCTGCGCCGCGCGTCTCGTACCACGTGCGGAGGCTCGCCGCGCTGGGGCTGCTCGTTCCGAGTCAGGAGGGCGGGCGGGGGCGCAGGTGGAAGCCGGTCGCCGACCGCTTCGTGCTGGCGCCCGAGTTGCGGGGGCTGCTGCGCCGGGACGTGGTGCAGCCCTTCCTGGCCGCCCTCACCGATGCCTTCCTGGCGGCGGCGGAACTCGACCTTTCCGAACACCTGCCGGAGGGTCTGCTGTTCGACCTGCGCCCGGGGGCGATGCGGACGAGCACCCAGCCCTCCTCCCCTCCCCACAGCCCCCGCGCCCTGGTGCGGATGGTGCGCCTCACGCCCGCTGCCTTCGAGCGGGCCTGCGAGCAGGCGTGGGAGGTGTTTTCGGCCGTCGCCGAGGCGGACCCGGACGCGCCGGGGGCGCGCTATTTCACCCTCTCCCTGCTGGGGTTCCCGGGGACGATGCTGCCCCTCGCCAGCACAGAAAGGCCCACCCATGCTGAATGA